The following DNA comes from Marichromatium purpuratum 984.
CCCGGCGAGGCGGTCGCGCGGGCGGTTGTGACGCAGCCAGTCCTCGGCCCAGGCATGGTCAGCGGCGCTGAGCGGCGCGCGCTCCGGGACCACCGCCTGGCCGTCGAGCGCGACCCTGAGCGCGAGCCCGGCGAGACCGAGCAGGATCAGCAGGCTGAGCCAGCCGAGTCCCTTGATGATGAGATGCATGATGCGGACTCCTGTGCGGCGCATGGCGGGCAGGGTAGCGGCTGTGCTGCGCGCGGCCAAGCCCGCGGCTTGCGGGGTGCGTCCGGCGCGGTCATGCTGGGATGATCCGTGTCAGACCGAGTGAGGTGATGGTGATGTGTCCGATCCGTGCGTTCGAGGGGCGTCGTGCGGAGATCGACCCAGACGCCTGGGTCGACCCGAGCGCGGTGCTGATCGGCGCGGTGCGACTCGCCGCCGCGGCCTCGGTGTGGCCGGGGTGCGTGGTGCGCGGTGATGTCGAGCGCATCGAGATCGGTGCCGCCAGCAACGTCCAGGACGGCTGCGTGCTGCACGTCTCGCACGACGGCCCCTTCCGCCCGGGCGGCGCCCCGCTGCTGATCGGTGAGCGGGTCACCGTCGGTCATCAGGCGCTGCTCCACGGTTGCGAGATCCGCGAGCGCTGTCTGATCGGCAGCGGCGCCCGCGTGCTCGACGGCGCCCTGATCCATCCCTACACCCTGCTCGGCGCCGGCGCCCTGGTCACCCCGGGGCAGGAACTCGCCGGCGGTCAGCTGTGGCTGGGCGCGCCGGCGCGCCCGGTGCGTCTGCTGAGCGAGCGCGAGCGGGCGCAGATCGACTACTCGGCCGAACACTATGTTGCGCTCGCTGCGCGCCATCGTGCCGCCTTGGCGGAGGTCGACGGATGAGCCGGCGAGCACGACGTCCGGTGGCCGCGTCGCACGATGCGAGCACGCAGGCAGCCCTGGTCGATGCCTTCCGCGGTGGCGATCTGTCACGTGCCGAGACCCTGGCTCGACGTCTCACCGCGACCCGTCCGGGCGCGGCCTTCGGCTGGAAGGCGCTCGGCTCGGTGTTGCTCGCCGAGGGTCGTCCACGCGCGGCGTTGGATGCGCTGGAGCGGGCGCTGGCGCTGGCCGGGGACGACCCCGAGTGTCGCAATACCCTGGGCCGTGCGTTGCTCGACCTGGGCGAGCCCGCGCGTGCCCTCGAGGTGCTCGAGCGCGCCCGGGTGCTGCGCCCGGCAGACCCCATGGTGCTCGGCAACCTCGGCGCCGCGCTGCAGGCGCTGGGCCGGAGCGAGGCGGCGCTCGTGCCGCTGGCCCGCGCCGTGGCGCTGGCGCCGGACTCGGCCGCGGCGCTCAACAACCAGGCCGGTGCCTTGCTCGTGCTCGATCGCGCCGCTGCCGCGCGCCCCTTGCTGGAACGGGCGCTGGCGCTCGATCCCGGGCTGGTGCAGGCGCGTGCCAACTGGGTGCGCAGTGTCGAGATGCTGCGCCCCGACGCGCCGTCCCCGGCGTTGCGCGGCCTGTTGGTACGGGCGCTGGATGAGTGTTGGTGCATGCCGCAGCGGCTGCTCGTGCCCAGCTGCGCGCTGCTGCACGCCGAGCCGAGCATCGCCGCGCTGATCGCCCGCGCCGCCGTCCACTGGCCGGGGTCGCCGACCTTGGCGGTGCTCGGCGGTGCCTCGGTGGTCGCGGCCCTGCTCGACGACGCGTTGCTGATGGCGTTGCTGCCACGGGTGATCCTCGGCGATGTCGGGCTCGAGCGGTTGCTGACCCTGTTGCGCCGGGCGTTGCTCGTCGAGGTCGAACGGGCGCGACTCGACGCCGCCGGGCTGGCGCTGCTGGTGGTGATCGCGCAGCAGTGCGAGCTTGCCGAGTTCGTCCATGACCAGACCGACGAGGAGACCGCGCGGGTCGCTGCGCTGCGCGCTGAGCTGGCCGAGGCGCTGCGCTGGCGCGCGCCGATCGCCGCTGAGCGGGTGGCGGCGGTGGCCGCCTATCTGCCGCTCGGCTCCATCCCCTTCGCCGAGCGCCTGCTCGAGCGGGACTGGCCGGAGGGGCTGCAGCCCCTGCTCGAGCGTCAGCTCGTCGAGCCTCTGGCCGAGCGGCGTCAGCTCCAACACATCGAGCGCTGGGCGCTGACCGAGGATGTGGTGAGCCGGCGGGTGCGCGCGCAGTACGAGCGCAATCCCTATCCGCGCTGGCGGGTGAGCGAGCCGGTGCTGACGCCGGCGCCCGACCTGCCGGCGCTGCTGCGCCAGCGTCTGCCCGGCGTCGAGCTGGAGGGCGTGGTCTGCCCCGAGACGCCCGAGGTGCTGGTCGCCGGCTGCGGCACCGGCGAGCACGCGATCGCCACGGCGCGCCGGCTGCGTGGGGCGCGGGTGCTGGCGATCGACCTGTCGCTACGCAGTCTCTGCCATGCCCGCGCGCGCAGCGAGGCCCTCGGGGTCGCGGTGCGCTATGCCCAGGCCGATCTGCTGGCGCTCGCCGCGCTCGACGAGCGCTTCGACCTGATCGAGTCGGTGGGGGTGTTGCACCATCTCGACGATCCGCTCGCCGGTGTGCGGGTGCTCGTCGGGCGTCTGCGGCCCGGCGGGGTGATGCTGCTCGGGCTCTACAGCGAGCGGGCACGCGCAGCCGTGTATCGTGCGCGGGCGCTGGTGGATGCCGCCGGGATCGGTGACGACCCGGCGCGGATCCGTCGCGCCCGTCAGCGACTGATCGAGGCCGCCGACGAGGAGCGGGTGCTGCGTCCGCTGCTCGATTCGCCCGATTTCCACTCGATGAGCGGTTGTCGCGATCTGCTGTTCCACGTCCAGGAACACTGCTTCACGCCGTCTGGGCTTGCCGATCTGTTCAGTGATGCCGGACTGGAGCTGCTCGGCGTCGAGCTCGATCCGACCCGGCGCGCAGCCTATCGCGCGCGTTTCCCGGAGGATCCGACGGTGGCCGATCTGGCGCGGCTCGATACCTTTGAGCGCGATCATCCGCTGACCTTTGCGGGGATGTATCACTGCTGGGTCCGGCCGCGCGCCGGGACGCGGCCGGACTAGACGGAGGGGCGATCAGCTACCGCGCAGCTTGGGTGGACGGGGCTCGGGCTTTTGACTGATACGGTGCTCGAGCTGCTCGGGCGGAAGCGGCGGGGCGTAGAGTTCGCCCTGGGCGTGCGGACAGCCGATGGTGAGCAGCAGTTCGCGCTGACCCTCGGTACGTACGCCATCGGCGAGCAGGCCGATCTCGAACGACTGGGCGAGGGCGACGATGGCGTGTACCACGTCGAGATCCTCCTGGGCCTCGGGCAGGTTCTCGATGAAGCCGCGATGGATGCTCAGGGTGCCCACCGACAGCCGGCGCAACAGCGAGGGGGCGAGCCAGCCGGCGCCGACGTCACGCAGCGTCAGGTGGACGCCGAGCTGGTGCAGGGCGGCGAACAGCTCGACGATCTGATCGCTGTGCTTGAGCAGCAGCCCCTCGGTGAACTCCAGCTCGAGCTGATCGCCGGCGAGTCCGTGGGTGTCGAGCGCGCGTGCGATGGTGCTGGCCAGATCGAGTCGCAGCAGCAGCGGCTCGGAGACGTTCAGCGCCAGTCGTCCGACCGGCAGCCCCCGGCTGCGCCAGCGCTGGAACTGCTCGCAGGCGCGGTTCAGCGTCCAGTGCCCGAGTTCGACGAGGAAGCCGCCGTCATCGGTCAGTGGCAGGAAGCGCTCGGGCGCGACCAAGCCGAGTTGCGGCTGGTTCCAGCGCGCCATCGCCTCGATGCCGCACCATCGACCCGACTCGACGTCGACGCGCGGTTGGTAATGGAGCTGGAAATCACCGCGCTCGAGCCCCTCGCGCAGCTGGCCGATGAGCCGCTGGCGCTCCTCGGCGGCGGCGTCGGTGTGGATCGCCAGGCAGCGATAGGCGTTGCGTCCGCCCTGCTTGACCGCGCGCAGCGCCGATTCGGCCTTGGCGAGCAGCAGGTCGCGGTCGCGGCCGGTGCTGGGATCGAAGGCGATGCCGATGCTGGCGGTGACGAAGACCTCGTGTTCGCGGATGTGAAAGGGCGCGGCGAGGCAGTTCTGCAGTCGCTGGGCGATCGATTCGGCCTCACCGATCCCGGGGATCTCCTCGAAGATCAGGCCGAACTGATTGGCGCTGAGTCGGGCGAGGGTGTCGGCCGGGCGGATCTCGCTGCGCAGGCGCAGCGCCACCGAGCGCAGCAGTTCGTCGCCGATTTGCGGGCCGAGATGGGTGTTGATGTTGGCGAAGCGGTCGAGATCGATGAGGAAGAGGGCGAGCGGGATCTGCTTGCGCTGGCGCAGCTCGATGGCGTGCTCCAGCCGGGAGTTGAACAGCAGCCGGTTGGGCAGCTTGGTGAGCTGATCGTAGTGGGCCAGGTACTCGGCGCGGCGCGGGGTGTTGAGGGTGGCGCTGTGCTCGGCGAAGACGCCGACATAGTTGAGCAGGTTGCCACGGGCGTCGACGATGCGGTGGATGGCCAGGCGCTGGAGATAGATCTCGCCGTCCTTGCGGCGGTTCCAGACCTCGCCGATCCAGGAGCCGTGCTTGAGCAGGTGACGCCACATGCCGACGAAGAAGCTGCGCGGGTGCCAGTGCGAGTTGAGCAGGCTGGGATTGCGACCGAGGACTTCGGCCTCGGTATAGCCGGTGATGCGGCTGAAGGCGGCGTTGACGGCGATGATGCCGCCCTCGGGGTCGGTGATCAGCACGCCCTCGGAGGTCGCGGCATAGACTGCGGCCGACTGCAGCAGACGGCGCTCGGCCTCGCGCACCAGGGTGACATCGCGGACATTGATCACCGCGCCGGCAAGCTGGTCGTCGTCGCCGTGGTGTGGACTGACCCGTATCTCGAGGTCGCGTGGTTCGCCGTCGGGGCCGGGGCGACGCAGATCCTCAGCATGCTCCTTGGCGTGCGCGAGACAGTGCTCCAGTGCCTGCTGCAGCGCGGCGCCGAGTGTCTGGTCGGAGATCACCCGGCCAAGTGGCTGATCGATGACCGCGTCGTAGTCACGATCGAGCGCGTTGAGGAAGGCGCGGTTGACGGCGCGGATGTGGTGCTCGGGATCGACGAAGGCGAGCCGCTCGGATGAGGCGGCGAGGATCTCGCTGTAGTGCGAGAGCGCCTGCTCGGCGCGGTAGCGCTCGGTGATGTCCATGACCACGCCGCAGATACGGGCGTCGCTCTCGGTGGCGCGCGGGTCGATATGGCCGGTGCCCTCGACCCAGCACTCGCTGCCATCGGGGCGCTGCAGCCTGAAGCGCACCTGGATCGGTGCGTGGGATTCTCCCGCCTGCTCGAGGGCCTGCTCGACGCGCGGACGGTCGTCGGGGTGGATGAGCCCGAGCGCGTCCTCGAGCATCAGCATCTCGGTCGGGGGCAGCCCCCAGATGTCGTACCAGGTGCGGGTGACGCGGACCTGACCGGTCGCCACCTCGAGCTGCCAGTTGGCGACCCGGGCGAAGGCCTGGGCTTCTTCGGTATGGGCTGGATACTGGTTTGCGAGTTCGCTCCGGGCGGTATCCATGACCATGACCAGCCATTGCGTCTCCTGGTTCTGGTAAGGCGATACCGCCAACTGTGCCCTCAGCTGCCCGTTCTTGGTCGCCAGCAGGATATTCAGTCGCCGCGGCGATGCCTCGTGAGTGGCGATGTCGAACTGTGCGAGTAGCGCGGGGGAGGCATATGCGAGCAGATCGCTGAAGCATGTGCCGCGCAGTTCGGTGCCGGGCTTGCCGATCAGTTCGAGAAGCGGGCGATTGACTTCGGTGATGCGCAGTCCTTGGTCAAGGAGGAGCGCTCCTTGCGGGATGGCTGAGAGCAGAGACATAAAGGGTTCGGGAAAGGTTTTTTTTCGGTTTCAGGGAGGTGTGTCGTTCCTGAATCGATCGGGGAGTTTGGCCGGTTCATATGATTTGGATATCCGTTTTCCGGTCTGGGTTACCAGCAGCCACTGACGCCGCCACTGCCGGATGCCCCTTTCTTCCCTGACTGGTCCAGGCTCAATGTCGCGCACTTGGTGTCATGTGTGCTTTGTGCGCCGATGGGGAGTGCTTCTATGGTGTAGGTGCTGCGGCCGAGATCCTTGACGGTGATGGTGTATCTGGCATCGATACCGTCATCGCTGCTGCAGGACAGGTTCGGGGCGGCGCCCGCGTACGACATGTTTTCGGTGTAATAACGCTCCATGAACTGGGCGTATTCACCGATACAGGATTTGGCACGCCCACGATAGGTCTTGGTGACCTGGTCGATATAGGAGGGGTAGGCGATCGCTGCCAGTATGCCGATGATGGCAACGGTGATCATCAGCTCGATCAGCGAGAAACCAGCGCTGTGCTTCTTTCCCATGAGCTTAGTACTCCAGGATCTCTCGCCAGGAGGCGCGGTTGATCGAACTCTCCGGTGCACGGATCTGGATCGTCTCGGTATCGCTGTTGTCGAGAACGACCTGCATGAAGTTGGCGACGAAGGTCGGTTGGTTGGGGACGTGCGAGAATCCGATCCCGGATACCGGGGTCGGTTCGCCGCCGACGTCGAGCGTGTCACTCTGGTCGAATTCCCCGTCTCGGTCAATGTCGAAGATCCCCTCGCTGAGTCTGGCGCCGGTGAAGGGGTCGATCGCCATGACGAAGCCGTTACCCGTGGGTTGGCAACTGTCACTCGAGTCGGGTATGCGGGTGGTGCTGAACAGGACTGCGCCCTGGAATTGGTTGGGCAGGGTCATGCGCTCGCCCTCGCGACCATTGACCGGTGAGACGAGGTCGATGTACCAGCCGCTCTTGTCCTTCAGATCGTCGCTCCCTCCCTCGGAGACGACCCTGACGGCCAGCTCGTCGACCAGCCCTTCGGCCAGGATCTGGCGAGCAACGAGGTTGGAGCGGCTGGAGATGGTCTGACCTTCGTCGACCAGGCCGTACCAGGTTTGCACTTGTGTGTCGGCGATATCGGTCTCGTTGAGATAACGACCGGTGCCGAAGAAGACCCAGCGTAGATCGCTGTCGGGATCGACGCCGACCAAGGGTGAGGCGGTGATGGGCTGAGCGATGTTCGAGGCATCTGTCGCAGTGAACAGTAATCTGCTCTGTGGGGTGTTGCTGGAAAGGTTCTCGAACCTCCACAGGTTGCCCTTCAGGTCGCCGGCATAGGCAGTGTCGGTGAAGCCGTCACCGTTCGAGTCCCATGCATAGATCGCCGACAAGGCGTTGTCGGTTACCGCCGTCGGCTCCACGCTCACCGCGTTGCCGTCGGCCACGTTGATCACCAACAGCTGGGCTGTGCCGCTCTGGTTGTCCGGGCCGTTGCCGAGCAGGACGCGCCAGTCGCCGTCGTCGACCTGAGCGACGATCGGCTTGCCGATGTTGCGGCCGAGTCCGGGGATGTCTTGTTCGTCCCTTTCCCAGAGCAGCGAAATGTTGGTCGGATCGGTGACATCCAGTGCGAATACCCCGGGGCCGCCTCGCCCCAAGGTCCCGATCAGCACGCTCCTCCAGGCCCCCGAGGTATAGACGTCTGCCACCGTCAGCTCACCATCGACGAAGTAGCGATGGGCATAGTCGGGATTGGCCAGGGACACGAGGCCTTTCGAGAAGACAGCGTTGGGGATGAATGCGTAGACCTCTTCTCCGGTGGCGGCATCGAATGCATGCAGCATGCCGTCGTTTGCGCCGACGTAGAGTGTTGCTGAACGACTCTGCTGGTTGCGACTGAAATTGGCATAGCTGCTGGCGCCGAGGAAGGTTGCGCCGACATAAAAGGACGGGTCGGGTGAGGACACATGGACAGGTGCTGAGTTGACGATGTCGCCGAGCAGGTGCTGGCGACTCCTCAGGGTTCCGCTCGGCGTTTCGTTCGAGGTGTCTCCACGGAGATAGTCGACGATCGAACTCGATTGCAGGAGAGCTTGCTGAGAGCTGCTGAGATTATCCCAGGTGAAAGGTTCGGCGGTTTGCGAGTCCGGGCGGTTGAAGAAGATCTTGCGGGCATCCCAGGCAGGAAGAGCGTCGTTTGCGCTCCACTCCGGTGTTTCGCTGAGGACTCCGGTCTGGGTGTCCATGCTGAAGGCCTCGACATCTCCGTCCCAGGAACCGCTGACGAAGCTCGCTTGGTAGCTTCTGGTGTCGGTACTCAGCTCCGATGAGTTGGTCGCCAGTCCGCTCCCGGTTCCCACGGTCTCCTCGACGATGTTGCTGAATGCCTGGGTCAGGCTTTCGATCATCTTGTCAGCTTCGCTGGCGACATAGAAGTTGTCGGGGCGCTTGTCGCCTGTCGACAGGATGTCGCCTGTCGTGTGCCACCAGCTGTCGGGGAGTGGTTCGGTCTGCTCGTAGGTTCGGTAGTCGTCCGGTACGGAGAAGCCGCCGTACTTGGTGGCGAGCCAGTACTGATTGCGCGCGCGCGACTCCAGTCTTTGCGCCTCGCGGACATCGACCCAGTAGGTCGACACGGTTTGCTTGTCGATAAGGTCTGGACGGATATCGCGGGTATGGGCGTCATAGGCGAGTCCCACGATGTAGGCCGAGTTCTCGCGTCCGGTGAAGGGGGTATTGATGGTGATGCCTTCGAGGAGCGCGACGCGCTGGGTCGCGGTCACGACGTCGATGCTACTGTCGCCGCTGACTTCGCTTGGGACCGCCGGTTCGTCGCGGGTCCGGCTGTTGCCCGGCAGGTTCTTGTCCCTGTGGGTGTTGGCGTCGCCGATGCCGAGGATGACGCTCTTCTGGCAGTAGTGCTGGATGGGGTCCTGCCATGAGGTGATGACGGGGAAGCCATCGGCAAGCTGATATTGCTGGCTGTAAGAGCCCGAGATGTCCGAGTATCCGGAGACATTTCCCTGATGCTTGAAGTAGCGTAGCGCGGCATAGAAGAGTTCGCTGACCGGGTCGATGCTCTTGTGGTTCGTGCTGGTCATCTCGCCGAACTTGTTGAGATAGTTGATGACGCCGCTATCCTCGACACCGGCCGCGCCGAGCGTCAAGGTGATATCCGATGGGGTTGGGTTTGGGGTCAGGACGCCGGTCGCCAGGTCCCATTCGGGGTTCGGGTTCTCGATGGTGAGTCCGGAGTCATCGATCATGTTCTCTCCGATGAAGCGCATTCCGGCTCTGAGTACTCCGCCGTCCCGATATTTGTTCGAGTCGTTCAGGTATCCGAAGACCGCATAGCGAATCCTGCTCGAGTACTCCTGAAGCAATCCCTCGGGTTTGTAATGACTGCCGTATCGTACACAGTTCGCCTCGAGTGAAACGCTCGGGTCGCAGACCTTGACGCGAACATGTGCCTCGAAGGTGCTCGACTGGGAGTCAGAAGATTTCAATGGATAGGGAATGTCGCTGTCCGTGGTCGACACCGACAGGTCGTCGATATAATACGTGTGCCCACCATGGACGACGACACGATCGAAGCGGTTGTAGCTGTTGTCGGTGATCCCGCTGATACTGCCGAGCTGCTGATTCCTGTCATCAAAGACCTGGAGTGAAAGCTCGCCATCATCGTGTGAGGTGAGAACGAAGCGATACCACTCGTCTTCAGGTCTGTTCCAGCTCTGTCTGGATCCCACCGATGATGCACTGCCACTGTTGCGCTTTTCGATGCCGAATTGTGTGCTGGTGAATACGATGCCGTAGCCGTCGAAGTCAGAATCGCTGATCGACAGGCGATCGGCATTTCCTCCTCCGCTGTTCGATGGGCGATAGATCCAGCCGGTGAAGACGAAATTGCGATCGATCGTTTGGGGCATTGTCCTGTAGCCCCCATTGGGATCGTTCGAGCTCGTCTTGCGCAGGCTGCCGGGTATCGCATCGACAGAGCGCGAGCTGTCTCTTGACACCTCTCCGTTACGATACCTGTTCCACCCGGAAGAGAAATCTGAGTCTGCGAAGACCTGCTGGCTCGCTTGTGCGTTACCGATCGAACCGAAATCGTTCGGTAGAGTGAAATACATCCTGTTGCCGAGACCGTTGATGCGAATGTTTATCCAATCGGCTGCGAAGGGGGTTGCGCCAGAGACGAGCGATTCATCGCTTCCGGATTGAGGTGTTCTTCGCTCGGGATAGACATTGGTGCCGCCCTGGCCATCGTGTCTTGCCTTTTGCAGCCAGGTTTCCCCGACTGTGTCGCGGTATCTGTATCCCCCCGAAAGGGCCGCGCGGAAGGGGTCGATGGTCTGGGTTGCCGCCCAGTTCATGAAGTTTCCACTCCATTCACCATCTCCAGAGCACCTGTGATCGTTGGTGGTGGATGAAGGGTAGAAATGGCGTTCTTCCTCGGCCGACTCGATGCCTTCGTAGCGATAGCACTTGTTCGAGTCGAAGTAACCTGCGTAGGCGCGGTCCTCGGTGTACGCGCCGAGGTTGGCGAGGCTGTTGATCGTGGGCCACTCCACGGAGGGGACCAGCGCGAGGTTGCCGGGTACATTGGTTCCTACGGACAGGGGGGTCTGTGAAACCATGTCTGCGCATGCCAGCTGTGAGATCAAGAGCGTGGCCAGTGTCAGCTTGATTTTGGTGATCGACCTTCTCGGGCGGTTCTCGAGTTCAGTGTGCATGGAGCTTGCCCCGCGATGTCAGAGGTTCCTTTCAAAGATGCCCGAGAGGACGACGAGTGCACGATCCTGTACCGCGGTCGGGCTGGCGCTCCGCGCGATGACGCGATAGTAAGCGACTTCGCCGCCGCCGCCGCCGCCGCCGTACTGCATGTTGTTGGCGCTGTTGCTGGAATTGAGCGAGGTTGTACTGGGTGCCTTACCGAGATAGTGGATCTGATATTGCGGTGCACCCGTGACCATGCCGTCGTTGATCCGGTATTCGGTGTCGACGGTGATCCAGTTGGTGTCGTCGGCCTGGAAGGTTTCTGGTGGAACGGGCTGGCAGCTGTTGGTGCTGGTCGGCGAGCAGTCGACTCCACCGAGCGCGCTGATCTCCCAGTCCTCGGCGATCGCGCTCTGGGCCGCGCGCAGCGCGGCCTCGCTCATCTGCATGGCGAGCGAGCGGTCGTAGGTGTTGGCGCTCATCTTCTCCTGGACCCTTGCCTGTTTGATTCCGGAGAGGCCGATCAGGGTGGCGACCATGAGCAGGATCATGGAGATGGCGAGCGCCGCGCCGCGCTGCGAGGATGGCGTGCCCGAAATCGGCTGCTTGATCGTGTTCATTGTGCGCGATTTCTCAATGAGACCAGATAGGTTTGTCGTCCATCCGTTGTGCTTGCGATAGAGATGTTCTGTGCGGTACTGGCGAACGTCAGGGTGATCTCGACCGCGTTGACGTTGCTCCAGTCGGTTATCGTCTCGACGAATTGATTACTGCCGGACAGGCGATAGCGCAACTGCATGTCGGTGACGCCGGGGATGATCTCGGTGGCTTCTGCTTCCGGGGTTCCGGAGCTTCCGACCTCGAGCATCGCACGATAAAGACCTCGCCCGCCTTCAGTCGCTCGTTCATTGTTGCCGATATACCAGAAGGTGGCGTTGAGCCTGGAGACAGAGGCGTTCTTTGGAAACTGGTGGTTCTTGGCCGCTGCCGGCTTGCATGCGTGGGGATGGTCAAGGCCCGTGGTGCAGTTGCCGGGGGTCCCGCCCGTATCGCTGTAGCCGATGATCCCGGATGACTGGTTATAGGTGTTCGCCTGGAAGATGGTCGCGTGGTCGTTGTCGCAAACGATCAGGATCTCGCCGGCTTCGATGTCCGTGGATGCCGGATCGATGGTGATTTGGGTGCCGCTGACATCGTGTGTGGAAACGCCAAAGCCGTTGTCGCGGATCGACTGCAGCTGTAATGCATCGGTGCCATTGACGCGTCCGCCGTTGCTCGATGAGAAACCGATCGCTGATGCGGCCTCGTCACCCTTATATCCCTGGATCGGACGCCATGTTGCCCACCACTCCGGGGAGGTGTTGAGTACGCTGGAGATCCGCTCGTTGCCACAGCCGGTACTGCCCGCCTGACGGATGTCCCGGCTCAACAACTCGAAGGCCGTGCGTTGGTTCTCGATCGTCTCCGCGAGCGCCTCGATCGTTCGTTGACTCTGACGGTTGGCGATGAGCGCGCTGATCGTGCCGCCGGTGACCACCAGGCCGAGCAGCATGGCGATCATGAGTTCGACCAGGGTGAAGCCCTTGCTCGATCGGAGTGAAGTAAGCGGCTCTTTCACAGTAATAACTCGATGGTGAATTGCTGCTGATCGCTGCCGGATGTGCCGCGTGAGTCATCCCATTGCACAATGATGGTACAACTGTTGCCGGTGCACGAGACGCTGCCGGTCGCTCCATCCCCGAGGCTTTTGTCTATCCGTTCGCGCCACTTCGCCAGTGCGACTGCCGGGAAGCTGCTGCCCGTTGGGCTGTCCTGGGACAGAGTGATGTCGAAGTCGCCAGCCTTGGCGCGTTTCGGGACCGCGCGCATCGCCTCGGTGATTGAGTAGGCGTGGATGATGGCCGCGTTCCTGTGGAGCGCGCTCTGGTTGTTTTTCAAGGCACGTATCTGTAACCCAGAGATGCCGAGCAGTCCGATCGAGAGGATGACGACGGCGACGAGCACCTCGATCAGGGTTGCTCCGGATGAAGACTCTTTTTGTTTGTGTGGCAGTGTGTGCTCCATGATCCTGTGACTCAGCAGCTGCTGTTATCGGAAGCGTCGCAACTCCTTATCCTTCCGGTAAAGTTGATCTCTATCTTTCTGGCTTTTCCTTGTAGTTTTATGAGGAAGGATTCTTCAGTTGAGCCGCCGCTGCCCTGGGAAAAACCGGAGGGCAGATAGCTGATGAAGTCCTTGAAGGAGTTCCCCGTGGTGATGGTGACGGCTGGGATGTTTTGTTCGTGTACGGAGATGATCTGATCGTTGCCGTCGATCTGACCTCTCGTGCCCCGGTCGGAGAAGATGATCCAGCCGTTTTCCCAGCCGGAGTCATCGGTGGCGCAAGCGGGTGAGTTGCTCGATGTGGTGGTCGATTTGCAAACGGTGACACGTGTGCCGCGCTTGATTGCCTCGGACCGCGCGACATGGAGCGCCTCCAGGAGGTCGTTGTTGATCACTGCGATACGGTTGGTGGCAACGATCTCGCGGAAGCTGGGTATCGCGACGCTGAGGATGATGGTGAGAATGCTGACGGTCACGATCAGCTCCAGCAAGGTGACGCCTTGTTGGCGGCTGCTGTCTCGAAATGGCTGAAATACTTTCATAAGCCCTGGGCTGACCGCTGTCGGTTCGATCGTTGGCGACGGATCACGGCACTAGTCTAGTGCAAGGGCCGTGGTGCCGACCGGGCATGCTCCACAGTTGAAGCCTAAACCACAGCAAGGGTAGGGGTTCTGGGGGTACGGTGAACCCCTTATACTGACCGTCCATTCGATAACACTTATGTACGCGGAGACGAGGACGAGTCATGCATAACAACCGCACTACCATCACCCAGTACATCATCGAGGAGCAGCGTCACGTCGCCGGGGCCACGGGCGATTTCAGCGGGCTGCTCAACGACGTGGTCACCGCCTGCAAGGTGATCAGCAACATGGTCAACCACGGCGCCCTGGTCGGGGTGCTGGGCAGCGCCGGGCAGGAGAACGTGCAGGGCGAGACGCAGAAGAAGCTCGACGTGCTCTCCAACGACGTCTTCCTCAAGTCGAACGAGTGGGC
Coding sequences within:
- a CDS encoding pilus assembly protein; translation: MHTELENRPRRSITKIKLTLATLLISQLACADMVSQTPLSVGTNVPGNLALVPSVEWPTINSLANLGAYTEDRAYAGYFDSNKCYRYEGIESAEEERHFYPSSTTNDHRCSGDGEWSGNFMNWAATQTIDPFRAALSGGYRYRDTVGETWLQKARHDGQGGTNVYPERRTPQSGSDESLVSGATPFAADWINIRINGLGNRMYFTLPNDFGSIGNAQASQQVFADSDFSSGWNRYRNGEVSRDSSRSVDAIPGSLRKTSSNDPNGGYRTMPQTIDRNFVFTGWIYRPSNSGGGNADRLSISDSDFDGYGIVFTSTQFGIEKRNSGSASSVGSRQSWNRPEDEWYRFVLTSHDDGELSLQVFDDRNQQLGSISGITDNSYNRFDRVVVHGGHTYYIDDLSVSTTDSDIPYPLKSSDSQSSTFEAHVRVKVCDPSVSLEANCVRYGSHYKPEGLLQEYSSRIRYAVFGYLNDSNKYRDGGVLRAGMRFIGENMIDDSGLTIENPNPEWDLATGVLTPNPTPSDITLTLGAAGVEDSGVINYLNKFGEMTSTNHKSIDPVSELFYAALRYFKHQGNVSGYSDISGSYSQQYQLADGFPVITSWQDPIQHYCQKSVILGIGDANTHRDKNLPGNSRTRDEPAVPSEVSGDSSIDVVTATQRVALLEGITINTPFTGRENSAYIVGLAYDAHTRDIRPDLIDKQTVSTYWVDVREAQRLESRARNQYWLATKYGGFSVPDDYRTYEQTEPLPDSWWHTTGDILSTGDKRPDNFYVASEADKMIESLTQAFSNIVEETVGTGSGLATNSSELSTDTRSYQASFVSGSWDGDVEAFSMDTQTGVLSETPEWSANDALPAWDARKIFFNRPDSQTAEPFTWDNLSSSQQALLQSSSIVDYLRGDTSNETPSGTLRSRQHLLGDIVNSAPVHVSSPDPSFYVGATFLGASSYANFSRNQQSRSATLYVGANDGMLHAFDAATGEEVYAFIPNAVFSKGLVSLANPDYAHRYFVDGELTVADVYTSGAWRSVLIGTLGRGGPGVFALDVTDPTNISLLWERDEQDIPGLGRNIGKPIVAQVDDGDWRVLLGNGPDNQSGTAQLLVINVADGNAVSVEPTAVTDNALSAIYAWDSNGDGFTDTAYAGDLKGNLWRFENLSSNTPQSRLLFTATDASNIAQPITASPLVGVDPDSDLRWVFFGTGRYLNETDIADTQVQTWYGLVDEGQTISSRSNLVARQILAEGLVDELAVRVVSEGGSDDLKDKSGWYIDLVSPVNGREGERMTLPNQFQGAVLFSTTRIPDSSDSCQPTGNGFVMAIDPFTGARLSEGIFDIDRDGEFDQSDTLDVGGEPTPVSGIGFSHVPNQPTFVANFMQVVLDNSDTETIQIRAPESSINRASWREILEY
- a CDS encoding pilus assembly PilX family protein; the protein is MNTIKQPISGTPSSQRGAALAISMILLMVATLIGLSGIKQARVQEKMSANTYDRSLAMQMSEAALRAAQSAIAEDWEISALGGVDCSPTSTNSCQPVPPETFQADDTNWITVDTEYRINDGMVTGAPQYQIHYLGKAPSTTSLNSSNSANNMQYGGGGGGGEVAYYRVIARSASPTAVQDRALVVLSGIFERNL
- a CDS encoding prepilin-type N-terminal cleavage/methylation domain-containing protein; translated protein: MKEPLTSLRSSKGFTLVELMIAMLLGLVVTGGTISALIANRQSQRTIEALAETIENQRTAFELLSRDIRQAGSTGCGNERISSVLNTSPEWWATWRPIQGYKGDEAASAIGFSSSNGGRVNGTDALQLQSIRDNGFGVSTHDVSGTQITIDPASTDIEAGEILIVCDNDHATIFQANTYNQSSGIIGYSDTGGTPGNCTTGLDHPHACKPAAAKNHQFPKNASVSRLNATFWYIGNNERATEGGRGLYRAMLEVGSSGTPEAEATEIIPGVTDMQLRYRLSGSNQFVETITDWSNVNAVEITLTFASTAQNISIASTTDGRQTYLVSLRNRAQ
- the pilV gene encoding type IV pilus modification protein PilV, which codes for MEHTLPHKQKESSSGATLIEVLVAVVILSIGLLGISGLQIRALKNNQSALHRNAAIIHAYSITEAMRAVPKRAKAGDFDITLSQDSPTGSSFPAVALAKWRERIDKSLGDGATGSVSCTGNSCTIIVQWDDSRGTSGSDQQQFTIELLL